The genomic region CACATGAATTTCCTTTGAAATGGACAGTGTATCCATGTTCAATAAGTTGTCCAACACTCAACAAATTTTGCCTCAAATCTGGTACAAGTAGCACATCACTTATGCGCTTCATCCCTTTCTTCGTGTCAACACTTATCGTCCCTTTTCCCTGGGCTTTGACAAGAGCACCATTTCCCATCTTAACTTGAGAATTTACAGATGTATCAATGCTCACAAAGATGGACTCATCACCTGTCATGTGGTTACTATAGCCACTGTCAATGTACCACAcatctttatctttttgttttttgctttGTGAAGCATAAAACATATATTCTTCACTCTGcttttcttccaaaaaaatttcatgctGTTGTTGTTGTGGTTGACTGTTGGCGTAGCAATCCTTTTGAAGATGACCAAACCGACTACATTTGTGGCATTTTGGCTTGTCCTTGAACCAACAATCCTTGTACTCATGGTTACTCTTTCCACAGTGAGTACACTTCTTCCCATTTCAGCTTTGTGAAAACCTGTACCACCATGTTTAGTTTTCTCTTGACCTCTTCCACGACCATAGGTTCCACTACGATTTTGTTGGCCACCACTAAATGAAGATTCACCAACACTTTTAGCATTCAAATGCAGTTTTGATTGAAATGCACTCTCAATCGGCTTTTCCGATTGCCTTAACAGCCTTTCTTCATATGATTTCAAAGAACCCATCAACTCATGAATGCTCTTTTGAGAAATGTCTTTAGTTTGCTCAATAACAGCAACTATAGCATTAAACCTTTTTGGAAGACATATCAAAATCTTTTCTATCATTCTCTGATCTGAAAGCTCTTCACCATACGCTCTCATTTGATTTGTGAGCTCAATAAAACTTGAATGAAACTGATTTAAGGTTTCATtgtctttcatttttttattctcaaaatCTCTTCGTAGAGTTTGGAGTTTAATGGCTCTAACCTTTTCATCTCATCCAAATTCTATTTGAAGAATCTCCCATGCCTCCTTTGATTTTTTAGCTCCCATGATTCGAGGGAAAATCGAATCGGCGGCGGCTTGTTGGATCTTTGACAAAGCTGCAGCATCTCTTTGCTTCGTCTTCTTTAACTTCTTTATTTGAGCCGCTGTAGGATTCTCGTTTGCTTCGTCGTAGCCTTCATCGACGAGCTTCCACAAGTCCAATGAGGCAAGTAGTGTCTTCATCTTCTTGCACCAAAACTTAAAGTTCTCTCCGGCAAAGATTGGTAGATAAATATGTTGTGAGTTCTCCATTTTGTATGAGATACTCTTCTGTAACTTGACAGCAACTATTGCTCTTTCTTTCACCTTCTCgaggctttttttttttggagaaatCCTAGTATTTCAACTAGGCTTGATGCCAAACTGTTGGATCGTTGGCACTACAAttcctctttatttttttgattgagATAATAGTTGTATAGTTTCTGTTTTTGGAGCAGTTACGAAGGTTAGTTTGCAGGGAGAAAAAATGATTCTTAGATAGATTTGAAAATGGTTCAACTTACAAAAGACTCTCCATCTCTACTAAATAAAGATGGAATACGAGACAACTTTTCTAGGAAATGAAAACACATGCTAGAGAATTAATGACTAGTGTCTTAATCAACCAACCTACTAATGACACTCTAAACAAAAAGCATAATTAACCTTTTTCCGCACATTAACTACAAaactactccttccgtcccacaaaagaagGTCATATTTATTGTgagcacaaattttaagaaatgtaaaatatagtgAATTGGAAAAGTTATTGGAATATATGATCAATAGTTACACAGAAAATCCATACATCTCAACATAAGCTAACATTCAAACAAAGAGTGAAATCACTATCAAATGATCGCCTGGGCTTTTGCGGAGGGGGTAGAAGTTCTGGCCTGGGACAAGCCACTGACCGCCGTATTTAGTCGGGGTGAAATTGGAAACATCTTGCGGCGTCGTTGCGGCAGCATATGGGATGAGAGGAAGAGATTCGGTCAGGCAAGGTCATGTCATCTTCAAGGGGCGATATCCCAACAGTAACTCTGTGCACCAACTTCATTCACACTCATCATTGTCCTTTCCTATTCTTCCGTGCTCCATAATATTGCTTCAGATTGAAGAGCACGGGTCCTATGCACGGCCGAAATGAAAATACAATGACTTAAATAACTTGggacaaatggagtaattaattatttttataattaaactcaaacacaataattttgacatgaagGGTGAAAGAAAGTTTAAGTGATATAGAAGACCTTAAGATGAATGGAAGTTATTTGGAACTGAAGAGACGCAGAGACAGATTGCTACTGCTGGTGAGACCCTCTTCTCGAACATCGTTCTTGAAGCTCTCCATTGTTTCCTCGTCACCACGAAAATATACATTAAGTCGAAGGCTCTCATTACCTAACTCCAATTGTTCCAACAATGTTCTCATTGCTGAAAGTGTCGAAGATGCACTGCAAAATCTCAAATCAATACTTTTGAGCGTTGCTATTTCTCCAATGCCTGATGGGAACTCAATCAGTTTAGACAAATCTCTTAGATTAAGATTTTCTAGGACTGGAAAATGGGAGTTGTCAGCATTCCAACACACTAAATCACCACATCCATCAATAATTAAGGTTTTCAAGTGACAGAATTTGCCCTCAACGGGAGTCCAAACAGATCCAATGACTGAATTTCGAAACAATAAAAGCATTTCAAGATGGGGCAATGATCCGACCATCATTGTCAGTTCTTCCCAATCAACACCACAGCAACCACTTAAACGCAACACCCGAAGAGAACTTGGGAAAGTAAGGCTCGTAGCGAACTCACGCCAATTGGTATTGCCATCAAATTGCAATGCTAGGTAATCCAGCTGATGGAGGCAGCCAAGATTGCGGGGACAATAATACAAACTTACTTTACCACAATAGGATAACCGTAGTTCTCTGACATTGGGGATTCTCTTGCAAACCACTTCACTAAGCCTGAAATTCTCCACTTTCAAAAGTTTGTATAGATTTCTCATAACCATCTCATTTGCTTGATCTACAGGAAGAGGATCAATGAGACAAATTGGGTCGACCTCGATCTGTCTAAGCTGTAGCATCTCCCAAATCCCGTAAGGTGCAATCACTTTTGATTGATCCGGTACAATAATTGTTAATATTTGCAGATTCCAAAGCAATGATATCGATGAGGGAAGATAATAAAGAACCGGGTGAGGGATATAAACAAGATTCAAATTAAGATACCGCAAGTTAACTTGTTGAAAAATAAGCTCACTTGTTAATGTCGTAACAACCTTACTCAATGTTCTCAACCATTTCAAGTCATGCGGATTGTGTATACTGTAACGACCCCTGCTGCTTATCAGACAACAAGCTGGAGCATCAGAGGATATTGTTTCATGCTTCGCCTCTCCACTGATTACAACCCGATGCTCTCTAATAATGGCTCCTGCAGTTTCAAAAACCGATAAAAACTGCACTTCCTTAGCAGTCTGTAGACACATTTCTCTTACTATATCATGTACTTTAAATGTAGTTATGGCTCCCTTATAGTCCCACTTATCCACTAAAATGAGATTTCTCATAAAcagatcaaataaataatacacTGCAACATCTTCCAATCTGAAATCGTCAATATGTTGGATAAGTCCTTCAGCGATCCAAAGTTTAACAACATCCTGCGCGAAAATCTCTTCATCTTCTGGAAATGCTCCAAGGAGTAGGAAACATGGCTTTAGATGAACAGGCAAGTATCGATAACTCAAAGATAATACATTCAAGCATTGCTCATCGTTCCCTGtagaatacaaaattgattgtGCAACATTCTCCCAATAGGCTAGAGCCGTTGGGGACTTCCTGAGATGGCCTCCGACAACAACAATTGCGAGGGGAAGTCCTTTGCACCGTGCAACTATCTTCCTTGCAGTCTCCTCCAACTCAGGAGGGCAAACTTGCTGCTTTGCAAATGCATTTTGACAAAATAGATGCCAACTATTGGCCTCATCCAGAAAACTCATTGCAATGCCATAACCATTATCTCCCAAGTGATAAGCTACATCTGCAAGCCTAGTAGTCACCACGACTCGGCTTCCATTATTTGTATCCGGAAACAAGGATTTCACATTCATATCATCCCAGACTTTGAGGTTCCACATATCATCTAGAACAATCAAATACCTTAGCCCGAATAAACTCTTGTATAACCTTTCTCGCATCTCATCAAAAGTTCCACTAGTGGATCGCCTCAGACAAGACAAGAGTTGTGCCAAAATTTTGTGAATGCTATACTCTTGAGATATTGTTGCCCAGAGGCAAACATCAAAGTGTTGCACTATATATGGATGATGAAATGCATTTATGGCCAGAGTAGTCTTACCGATTCCCCCCATGCCTTCGATGGGGATGACTCGCCGACTCAAGGGACCTCTGGCGAGCAGATGCAGAAGTTGAAGTAAGATATCATCAAATCCGACCATGGAAGAGGTGAGAAGAGGCGTTGACTGTgtggatgatgatgatgatgatggatATGTGGACTGCTCCAACATTCCACTTGGCGCTATCAGCAGGAGGAAAAAGGCGTTTAATGCCTTTCTCCTCATGTAATGTAGTTTTTCGCTTACTTTGTGCAGATCCAGCAGGAAACGAGATGATCGCGTCTTTCCACAACGGATCTGATCCACAATATGTCCTTCGATCACATCTTCTGCCTCTTGAGCTGCACGAGCAATTCGCAGCTCTAAAGATTCCGTTGTTTCTCTTATGGCTCCATGGGAATAGTTGTAGCTTTTCAAGAAATCGATCAGGAAAGAGACCCTTCCCCAAAGAGGTTGAATCTGTTCTTCCTCGAAGGAAAAGGTATGGTTGGGGTGATTGCGGATAAGGCGTAGATTATTTTGTAGAGAGACTAGAGCTGCGAAAGCTGCTGCCATGGAAAGATCTCTGATTTCTGGTCTTTTTTGAGGTAAGACTGAGATTGATCTGGCTTGTTCAATTGATGAGACTGAGATTATAAATTGACCACAGCATGGCTTGGAAAAAGTCAATTATGACCCATTATCTGATAAGATTATGAAATGTCCTCAGCATGGCTTGTACAGCAAATAGTCAACTATGATGATCCATTAATTTCATACTCCATCCATCTACAATataatactcctccgtcctataaaaatatgtacacttttcatttttatccgtcccacaaaaattatgtatttcatttttggaaagttatactccctccgtccaccattacAAGTCTCATTTATAGACAACACGAGCTTTAAGAACtgttaaaaaaagtgggtgaaaaaagggtctcacttgtatatattagttttaaatgaaatgtgagtaaaatgagttagtggaaggtgggaccatattaccatttatggtaaaagtgaaccaggACTCccattcgcggacggactagaatggaaaaacgggactcctattcacggacgaagggagtatatcaatttaataatgtagtactatccactaacactactctAACTATCAttcttctcctctctcttactttactatacCATCCTCCTCCATTAtgttactttactaattttatcttattttcgTGTCATACCtattgcccatatttttatgggataaaGGGAGTAATACTTTATCAGCTTGTcataaagaaattatttttataatttctattttatcaatgatattaacttttataaaattattttttttacaaaattattactccctccgtcccagataatttgtgacactttgactcggcacgggttttaagaaatctaatggaaagtgagttgaaaaggttggtgggatgtgggtcctacttttaaagtattagttttataataaaatgtgagtaagaatgagttagtggaatatggggtctactaccaaaaatggtaaaagtgaagtgggacaaattatgttggaacagaccgaaatggaatactgagacgaattatccgggacggagggagtaataaataatcaaatgattatttataaaagtatttaGATATATCTTTTAGTGTCCTATTATATGTAAACCCACTCTTTATTGTCGAATAGCAGAACTAAATCCAAGTAAGggttttagatctagttttatATGGATGAGATGCAgcgatatataaattattttctccttcatcacgagcctattttacaTCTACCCGGGGCAAATAAGTCATAAAATATTAGgaagatttaacttcattccagaatatattacttcattccagtatgtttttacttcatttcaatacgattattattttatttcagtaCAATCAGACGATTTTTTTGTCGCGTACCGCTCTTTCTCTCTGCAATGTCTATCACCGCTGTAACGATGCTGGTAACAAAATGGAATGATAGCCTAATTGAATAGTGTAATAAGCACGTGGAATGATGTAATAATCTATTTGAATGAATTATGTGTAGAAACATTTAAAGTCCTtctgaaatgaagtaaaaaccttgTCCAATAAGGTAATAATGtttttgaatgaagtaataaacctactggaataaattatcattttaaaagtacgaataaagtaaaaacctaGTTCAAAGAATTTGAATAAAACATGTGTTGAATCATTTTAAAACATACTAGaagtaaaaacatattttagtttcaaggtattacgtaTCAGAATGAACTATTAAACCTGCTAGAaggaagtaaaatgggcttatAATGAAGACCGAAATAATTTACACATCGGTgaatctcataaaaaaaactagatctaatggccctaATGCGCGCAGTATCATACCATGCACGAAATACTGACAAGaattaattctttttcctttttatagtTATATTCGCTTTTGTATCTATTAagattaattagtagtatcatattgtttttatgcataaatatgtatgtgatttttatattttactagtaaAATTACGTTCATTGtcatataaaatgataattaaaatttgttatttaattctatttaacaaattatgaaatattgtgatacataattatattgtgaaATACATATGGAAAAAAAGGCTATTTCATTGATTTGTCAATAGTAATTACACATGGAAATCCATACAGAGAATCACTATCAGTTGATCGCCGGAGCTTTGCAGAGGGGGCAGAAGTTCTCGCCGCAGACGAGCCACCGCCGTATGCAGTCGGGATGAAACTCGTGGCGGCAATCCAATGTTGTCACCAATCCACAGTACATATCATCGAGACATATGCAACaaacttcttcttcatcttgaTCCGTATCGTCGCAGCGACGTGTCTTGAAACAAGAGAGAACGTCAGCTTCAGATTGAGGTGGCGTTGTGGCAACGTTAACCAACCAGACCCTGACCACGGCGTCGTAGCCTTGAAAGTGCAAGACCTTAAGAGTAACTCCATCATGCGCCGCTGCTTCATCCCAACCGTACATCATCGTCGCGTACTCCTCTAACTCCTCCGC from Salvia hispanica cultivar TCC Black 2014 unplaced genomic scaffold, UniMelb_Shisp_WGS_1.0 HiC_scaffold_1300, whole genome shotgun sequence harbors:
- the LOC125198222 gene encoding putative late blight resistance protein homolog R1B-16, encoding MAAAFAALVSLQNNLRLIRNHPNHTFSFEEEQIQPLWGRVSFLIDFLKSYNYSHGAIRETTESLELRIARAAQEAEDVIEGHIVDQIRCGKTRSSRFLLDLHKVSEKLHYMRRKALNAFFLLLIAPSGMLEQSTYPSSSSSSTQSTPLLTSSMVGFDDILLQLLHLLARGPLSRRVIPIEGMGGIGKTTLAINAFHHPYIVQHFDVCLWATISQEYSIHKILAQLLSCLRRSTSGTFDEMRERLYKSLFGLRYLIVLDDMWNLKVWDDMNVKSLFPDTNNGSRVVVTTRLADVAYHLGDNGYGIAMSFLDEANSWHLFCQNAFAKQQVCPPELEETARKIVARCKGLPLAIVVVGGHLRKSPTALAYWENVAQSILYSTGNDEQCLNVLSLSYRYLPVHLKPCFLLLGAFPEDEEIFAQDVVKLWIAEGLIQHIDDFRLEDVAVYYLFDLFMRNLILVDKWDYKGAITTFKVHDIVREMCLQTAKEVQFLSVFETAGAIIREHRVVISGEAKHETISSDAPACCLISSRGRYSIHNPHDLKWLRTLSKVVTTLTSELIFQQVNLRYLNLNLVYIPHPVLYYLPSSISLLWNLQILTIIVPDQSKVIAPYGIWEMLQLRQIEVDPICLIDPLPVDQANEMVMRNLYKLLKVENFRLSEVVCKRIPNVRELRLSYCGKVSLYYCPRNLGCLHQLDYLALQFDGNTNWREFATSLTFPSSLRVLRLSGCCGVDWEELTMMVGSLPHLEMLLLFRNSVIGSVWTPVEGKFCHLKTLIIDGCGDLVCWNADNSHFPVLENLNLRDLSKLIEFPSGIGEIATLKSIDLRFCSASSTLSAMRTLLEQLELGNESLRLNVYFRGDEETMESFKNDVREEGLTSSSNLSLRLFSSK